From a region of the Xanthomonas rydalmerensis genome:
- a CDS encoding DUF3325 domain-containing protein: MTVLGLCLAFSGFVALCLGMEKHQLELYGARRATPPRLRRLQAAGWLLLSAAFASCVAARGWDIGPVLWVGSLSASAALLTLGLLPYRPRLIVPLALLAPPLGVGAALLG; the protein is encoded by the coding sequence ATGACCGTGCTCGGTCTGTGCCTGGCCTTCTCCGGCTTCGTCGCGCTGTGCCTGGGCATGGAGAAGCACCAGCTCGAGCTGTACGGCGCACGCCGCGCCACGCCGCCGCGCCTGCGGCGACTGCAGGCCGCCGGCTGGTTGCTGCTGAGCGCGGCATTCGCCAGCTGCGTTGCAGCGCGCGGCTGGGACATCGGCCCGGTGCTGTGGGTGGGCTCGCTCAGCGCCAGCGCGGCGCTGCTGACCCTGGGCCTGCTGCCGTACCGGCCGCGGCTGATCGTGCCGCTGGCGTTGCTGGCGCCGCCGCTGGGCGTGGGCGCCGCCCTGCTGGGCTAG
- the crcB gene encoding fluoride efflux transporter CrcB encodes MNLTLWWQQLLLAMAGGAVGSGLRFAVGSALLQRYGAGFPWGTLAVNLAGAFVGGFLLVWIEGRGASAPYWRALLIVGLVGGLTTFSSLMMESMVFVRNGRLGMVPLYLAITLAAGLVLVFAGARTAAELRPPTATAGR; translated from the coding sequence ATGAACCTGACCCTGTGGTGGCAACAACTACTGCTGGCGATGGCCGGCGGCGCGGTCGGCTCCGGGCTGCGCTTCGCGGTGGGCAGTGCGCTGCTGCAGCGCTACGGCGCCGGCTTCCCGTGGGGCACGCTGGCGGTGAACCTGGCCGGCGCCTTCGTCGGCGGCTTCCTGCTGGTGTGGATCGAAGGCCGCGGCGCCAGCGCGCCGTACTGGCGGGCGCTGCTGATCGTGGGCCTGGTCGGCGGGCTGACCACGTTCTCCTCGCTGATGATGGAAAGCATGGTGTTCGTGCGCAACGGCCGCCTCGGCATGGTGCCGCTGTACCTGGCGATCACCCTGGCGGCGGGGCTGGTGCTGGTGTTCGCCGGCGCGCGCACCGCCGCGGAACTACGGCCGCCGACGGCGACTGCCGGCCGCTGA
- a CDS encoding replication-associated recombination protein A yields MAKRRPFASDTPDLLSVDREAMRPLAERMRPRTLDEMVGQKRLLAPTSALRRAVASGRVHSMILWGPPGCGKTTLALLLAQYAEAEFKAISAVLSGLPEVRLVLAEAAQRFADGRRTVLFVDEVHRFNKAQQDAFLPHIERGTILFVGATTENPSFELNSALLSRCRVHVLEPVSPQDIAEALQRALHDPERGLGAEQLQVSDAALLEIAGAADGDVRRALTLLEIAAELAQDEGGEITAQTLQQVLADRTRRFDKGGEQFYDQISALHKSVRSSNPDAALYWLTRMLDGGCDPSYLARRLTRMAIEDIGLADPRAQSMALEAWDIYERLGSPEGELAFAQLVLYLASTAKSNAGYAAFNQAKAEVRETGTQEVPLHLRNAPTKLMKTLGYGADYQYDHDAEGGIALDQTGFPDAMGERVYYRPVERGLEIKLKDKLDRLRAAREQARADKAGRSAS; encoded by the coding sequence ATGGCCAAACGCAGACCCTTCGCTTCCGATACGCCCGACCTGCTGAGCGTCGACCGCGAGGCCATGCGCCCGCTGGCCGAGCGCATGCGCCCGCGCACGCTCGACGAGATGGTCGGGCAGAAGCGCCTGCTGGCACCCACCAGTGCGCTGCGCCGCGCGGTCGCGTCCGGCCGCGTGCACTCGATGATCCTGTGGGGGCCGCCCGGCTGCGGCAAGACCACGCTGGCGCTGCTGTTGGCGCAGTACGCCGAAGCCGAGTTCAAGGCGATCTCGGCGGTGCTGTCCGGCCTGCCGGAAGTGCGCCTGGTGCTGGCCGAGGCCGCGCAACGCTTCGCCGACGGCCGCCGCACCGTGCTGTTCGTCGACGAGGTGCACCGCTTCAACAAGGCGCAGCAGGATGCGTTCCTGCCGCACATCGAGCGCGGCACCATCCTGTTCGTCGGCGCCACCACCGAAAATCCCTCGTTCGAACTGAATTCGGCGCTGCTGTCGCGCTGCCGCGTGCACGTGCTGGAGCCGGTGTCGCCACAGGACATCGCCGAGGCGCTGCAGCGGGCGTTGCACGATCCCGAGCGCGGGCTCGGCGCCGAGCAGTTGCAGGTCTCCGATGCGGCGCTGCTGGAGATCGCCGGCGCCGCCGATGGCGACGTGCGGCGCGCGCTGACCCTGCTGGAGATCGCCGCCGAACTGGCCCAGGACGAGGGCGGCGAGATCACCGCGCAGACCCTGCAGCAGGTGCTGGCCGACCGCACGCGCCGCTTCGACAAGGGCGGCGAGCAGTTCTACGACCAGATCTCGGCGCTGCACAAGTCGGTGCGCAGTTCCAATCCGGACGCGGCGCTGTACTGGCTCACGCGCATGCTCGATGGCGGCTGCGACCCGTCCTACCTGGCGCGGCGGCTGACCCGCATGGCGATCGAGGACATCGGCCTGGCTGACCCGCGCGCGCAGTCGATGGCGCTGGAAGCCTGGGACATCTACGAGCGCCTGGGCAGCCCCGAAGGCGAACTGGCCTTCGCGCAACTGGTGCTGTACCTGGCCAGCACCGCCAAGTCCAACGCCGGCTATGCCGCGTTCAACCAGGCCAAGGCCGAAGTGCGCGAGACCGGCACCCAGGAGGTGCCGCTGCACCTGCGCAATGCGCCGACCAAGCTGATGAAGACCCTGGGCTACGGCGCCGACTACCAGTACGACCACGACGCCGAAGGCGGCATCGCCCTGGACCAGACCGGCTTTCCCGATGCGATGGGCGAGCGCGTGTACTACCGCCCGGTGGAGCGCGGCCTGGAGATCAAGCTCAAGGACAAGCTCGACCGCCTGCGCGCCGCGCGCGAGCAGGCGCGGGCTGACAAGGCCGGTCGATCGGCTTCATAA
- the dmeF gene encoding CDF family Co(II)/Ni(II) efflux transporter DmeF encodes MSHHDTLDAFTHQHDFLGTRHERNARRTWAVVALTAAMMIVEIVAGWWTGSMALLADGLHMATHAGALSLAGFAYWFARRHRHNPRFTFGTGKVGDLAGFSSALILALIALGIGVESALRLAQPVHIAYDKALWIAALGLLVNLLSAWMLGADHHHDHGHGHGHAHAHAAHRHDDHAHAHHDGHDHDHAHGHDHPHPHDHHGHAHAHAAPAQAVGHDRHAHADHNLRSAYMHVLADALTSVMAIVALLLAKYLGWTWTDALMGIVGAIVIARWSLALLRDTGAVLLDASAPTALQAQIRDRLQQDDERIADLHVWRVGPGQHAAIVSLVTHRPRPAAFYHARLQGVATLGHVSIEVQTCPN; translated from the coding sequence ATGAGCCACCACGACACCCTGGACGCGTTCACCCATCAGCACGACTTCCTCGGCACGCGCCACGAGCGCAACGCGCGCCGCACCTGGGCGGTGGTAGCGCTGACCGCCGCGATGATGATCGTGGAGATCGTCGCCGGCTGGTGGACCGGCTCGATGGCGCTGCTGGCCGACGGCCTGCACATGGCCACCCACGCCGGCGCGCTGTCGCTGGCCGGCTTCGCCTACTGGTTCGCGCGGCGGCACCGGCACAACCCGCGCTTCACCTTCGGCACCGGCAAGGTCGGCGACCTGGCCGGCTTCTCGAGCGCGCTGATCCTGGCGCTGATCGCCCTGGGCATCGGCGTGGAGTCGGCACTGCGCCTGGCGCAGCCGGTGCACATCGCCTATGACAAAGCGCTGTGGATCGCGGCGCTGGGCCTGCTGGTGAACCTGCTCAGTGCCTGGATGTTGGGTGCCGACCACCACCACGATCACGGGCATGGCCACGGCCACGCACACGCCCACGCCGCGCATCGGCATGACGACCATGCGCACGCGCACCACGATGGGCATGACCACGATCATGCCCATGGTCACGACCATCCCCACCCTCACGATCACCACGGGCATGCGCACGCCCACGCCGCGCCCGCACAGGCCGTCGGCCACGACCGGCACGCCCACGCCGACCACAATCTGCGCTCGGCCTACATGCATGTGCTGGCCGACGCGCTGACCTCGGTGATGGCGATCGTTGCCCTGCTGCTGGCCAAGTACCTGGGCTGGACCTGGACCGATGCGCTGATGGGCATCGTCGGCGCCATCGTCATCGCACGTTGGTCGCTGGCGCTGCTGCGCGACACCGGTGCGGTGCTGCTCGACGCCTCGGCGCCGACGGCGCTGCAGGCGCAGATCCGCGACCGCCTGCAGCAGGACGACGAGCGCATCGCCGACCTGCACGTGTGGCGGGTCGGCCCCGGCCAGCACGCGGCGATCGTGTCGCTGGTGACGCACCGGCCGCGGCCGGCGGCGTTCTACCACGCGCGCCTGCAGGGCGTGGCCACGCTGGGCCATGTCAGCATCGAAGTGCAGACCTGCCCCAACTGA
- the lolA gene encoding outer membrane lipoprotein chaperone LolA yields the protein MLRTLRYTVLATALLAGSAFAGAREDLTAFTRGLKGLDGQFAQKVYDGKGTLKESSSGRVALSAPRLFRWEYRKPYTQLIVADGSKVWVYDPDLKQATVRAQGSEEQNSPLTALIDPGRLDRQYDVSEEAVARDGLQWLTMTPKVDTEASFQMAKLGFDRNGLARMEVVDPVGQRTDISFSDWKRNPAFASGTFRYVPDKDVDVVGDR from the coding sequence ATGCTTCGCACACTCCGCTACACCGTCCTCGCCACCGCGCTGCTGGCCGGCTCCGCCTTCGCCGGCGCCCGCGAGGACCTCACCGCCTTTACCCGCGGGCTGAAGGGCCTGGACGGCCAGTTCGCGCAGAAGGTCTACGACGGCAAGGGCACGCTGAAGGAAAGCTCCAGCGGCCGCGTCGCGCTGTCGGCGCCGCGCCTGTTCCGCTGGGAGTACCGCAAGCCCTACACCCAGTTGATCGTCGCCGATGGCAGCAAGGTCTGGGTGTACGACCCGGACCTGAAGCAGGCCACGGTGCGCGCGCAGGGCAGCGAGGAACAGAACAGCCCGCTGACCGCGCTGATCGATCCGGGCCGGCTCGACCGCCAGTACGACGTCAGCGAGGAAGCGGTGGCCCGCGACGGACTGCAGTGGCTGACGATGACGCCGAAGGTGGACACCGAGGCCAGCTTCCAGATGGCCAAGCTCGGCTTCGACCGCAACGGCCTGGCGCGCATGGAAGTGGTCGACCCGGTCGGCCAGCGCACCGACATCAGCTTCAGCGACTGGAAGCGCAATCCGGCCTTCGCCAGCGGCACCTTCCGCTACGTCCCGGACAAGGACGTGGACGTGGTCGGCGACCGCTGA
- a CDS encoding DUF3857 domain-containing transglutaminase family protein: MHAAPFAGHGLRLSGLAPLRAARWLFGAALLALAGATAAQPAPAAHPDADQAAGAAAAPVVSNNYSYVRYRADYEVREDATSVETDEYELLLKTKAGVDQFSQVRLGYSEKLETLEVLAAYTLTPDGLRHDVPADKIYTQESYSSAAAAMYADRKVKVVVFPNLMPGARLVYRVRRTQNVPYFPGYFSLWETFSVFSQYDDATVTLVAPRRLQMHLYTRGVQGSNTPQIDGEQARWEWRYSRREPMKSQNWTAATWEFSPIIMASSFRRWAQMAQAYQHSSAAAAQVTPKVRARAEQITAGISDRRAQAAALYDWVARNIRYVAVYLGNGGLQPNSADSILDNHYGDCKDHTVVLEALLAAKGIASTPVLIGAQGGPTLPEVPVLGRFNHAITYLPEFKLYVDSTSPYARFGQLPAGDLGAPVLHTADGTVARTPPDDAKVNRYLVETDYRFAADGSLSGITRLDSGDVGEVGLRTMFVQLNAQNRTRIEESIVAASGFDGSGELLLQGTPQDLTRPFGYAYRFRAHDYVDFGVVGGMSLPLMPGADSVRGVYSTASAERNLTPFYCNDNARSETYRLTFPDSVPIIAIPADTHFRNAAGEYAATWVRDGQTVTATHTLHRRAIHGPAALCQPQDYAAFRELYQQVRRGFRGQILYGDLSRMQTGP, from the coding sequence ATGCACGCCGCGCCCTTCGCCGGCCATGGCCTGCGCCTGAGTGGACTGGCGCCGCTGCGCGCCGCGCGCTGGCTGTTCGGAGCGGCGCTGCTGGCGCTGGCCGGCGCCACCGCCGCGCAACCGGCGCCGGCCGCACATCCTGATGCCGATCAGGCGGCGGGCGCGGCGGCCGCACCGGTGGTCAGCAACAACTACAGCTACGTGCGCTACCGCGCCGACTACGAGGTGCGCGAAGACGCCACCAGCGTCGAGACCGACGAGTACGAACTGCTGCTCAAGACCAAGGCCGGCGTCGACCAGTTCAGCCAGGTGCGGCTGGGCTACAGCGAGAAGCTGGAGACCCTGGAGGTGCTGGCTGCCTACACCCTGACCCCGGACGGGCTGCGCCACGACGTGCCGGCCGACAAGATCTACACCCAGGAGAGCTATTCCAGCGCGGCGGCGGCGATGTACGCCGACCGCAAGGTCAAGGTGGTGGTGTTCCCCAACCTGATGCCCGGCGCGCGCCTGGTGTACCGGGTGCGCCGCACCCAGAACGTGCCGTACTTCCCCGGCTATTTCAGCCTGTGGGAAACCTTCAGCGTGTTCTCCCAGTACGACGACGCCACGGTGACGCTGGTGGCGCCGCGGCGGCTGCAGATGCACCTGTACACGCGCGGCGTGCAGGGCAGCAACACGCCGCAGATCGACGGCGAGCAGGCGCGCTGGGAATGGCGCTACAGCCGCCGCGAGCCCATGAAGAGCCAGAACTGGACGGCGGCGACCTGGGAATTCAGCCCGATCATCATGGCCAGCAGTTTCCGCCGCTGGGCACAGATGGCCCAGGCCTACCAGCACAGCAGCGCCGCCGCCGCGCAGGTCACCCCGAAGGTGCGCGCACGCGCCGAGCAGATCACCGCCGGCATCAGCGACCGCCGCGCGCAGGCCGCGGCACTGTACGACTGGGTGGCGCGCAACATCCGCTACGTGGCGGTGTACCTGGGCAATGGCGGGCTGCAGCCGAACAGCGCCGACAGCATCCTCGACAACCACTACGGCGACTGCAAGGACCACACCGTGGTGCTGGAGGCGCTGCTGGCGGCCAAGGGCATCGCCAGCACGCCGGTGCTGATCGGCGCGCAGGGCGGGCCGACCCTGCCCGAGGTGCCGGTGCTGGGCCGCTTCAACCATGCCATCACCTATCTGCCCGAGTTCAAGCTGTACGTGGATTCGACCAGCCCGTACGCGCGCTTCGGCCAGTTGCCGGCCGGCGACCTGGGCGCGCCGGTGCTGCACACCGCCGACGGCACCGTGGCGCGCACGCCGCCGGACGATGCCAAGGTCAATCGCTACCTGGTCGAGACCGACTACCGCTTCGCCGCCGATGGCAGCCTGAGCGGCATCACCCGCCTGGACAGCGGCGACGTCGGCGAGGTCGGCCTGCGCACGATGTTCGTGCAGCTCAACGCGCAGAACCGCACCCGCATCGAGGAGTCGATCGTCGCCGCCTCCGGCTTCGACGGCAGCGGCGAGCTGCTGCTGCAGGGCACGCCGCAGGATCTGACCCGGCCCTTCGGTTACGCCTACCGCTTCCGCGCCCACGACTACGTCGACTTCGGCGTGGTCGGCGGCATGAGCCTGCCGCTGATGCCCGGCGCCGACTCGGTGCGCGGGGTCTACAGCACGGCTTCGGCCGAGCGCAATCTGACCCCGTTCTACTGCAACGACAACGCCCGCAGCGAGACCTACCGGCTAACCTTCCCGGACAGCGTGCCGATCATCGCGATCCCGGCCGACACCCATTTCCGCAACGCCGCCGGCGAGTACGCCGCCACCTGGGTGCGCGACGGGCAGACCGTGACTGCCACGCATACGCTGCACCGGCGTGCGATCCATGGCCCGGCGGCGCTGTGCCAGCCGCAGGATTACGCTGCGTTCCGCGAGTTGTACCAGCAGGTGCGTCGCGGCTTCCGCGGGCAGATCCTGTACGGCGACCTGAGCCGGATGCAGACGGGGCCGTAG
- a CDS encoding DNA translocase FtsK — protein MAKQVPERGKSQGANAAARKQGAAPNPRRQKLWRDLALIAIAPLLLYLLASLATYSATDPGWSHTGSVVAPVHNMGGKFGAWIADVLLQLFGYVAFLLPVVIGAISWIALFGMDSDGDGEADLGPALRLVGIVGFLIAATGLLHLRLFAGDVAGAGGILGKLVGNSLGAGFGALGANLFVLVLLLVSVTLATGLSWFAVMERIGKAVMTLPALARRGSQQANEWQQTRAMREEREEVRKVDAVQRAKREPVKIEPPPAPVVEKSERAKREQQIPLFHGTGSDPSGVPPLALLDDPKPQAKGYSEETLETLSRQIEFKLKDFRIEAQVVGAYPGPVITRFEIEPAPGIKVSQISSLDKDIARGLSVKSVRVVDVIPGKSVIGLEIPNVSREMIYLSELLRSKEYDKSTSPLTLALGKDIAGRPTVADLARMPHLLVAGTTGSGKSVAVNAMVLSLLYKASAKDLRMLMIDPKMLELSVYQGIPHLLAPVVTDMKEAANGLRWCVAEMERRYKLMSAVGVRNLAGFNKKVKDAQDAGQPLMDPLFKPNPDLAEAPRPLDTLPFIVIFIDEFADMMMIVGKKVEELIARLAQKARAAGIHLILATQRPSVDVITGLIKANIPTRIAFQVSSKIDSRTILDQSGAETLLGHGDMLYLPPGTAMPDRVHGAFVSDEEVHRVVEHLKASGPADYIEGVLDEVQTMGDGTVIGATGLPEAGGGGGDESDPLYDEALRIVTETRRASISGVQRRLKIGYNRAARLIEAMEAAGVVSPPEHNGDRSVLAPPPPK, from the coding sequence GTGGCGAAGCAGGTTCCGGAACGCGGCAAATCCCAGGGCGCCAATGCGGCGGCACGCAAGCAGGGCGCCGCGCCCAACCCTCGCCGGCAGAAGCTGTGGCGCGATCTGGCGCTGATCGCGATCGCGCCGTTGCTGCTGTACCTGCTGGCCAGCCTGGCCACGTACTCGGCGACCGATCCGGGCTGGTCGCATACCGGCAGCGTGGTCGCACCGGTGCACAACATGGGCGGCAAGTTCGGCGCCTGGATCGCCGACGTGCTGCTGCAACTGTTCGGCTACGTGGCCTTCCTGCTGCCGGTGGTGATCGGCGCGATCTCCTGGATCGCGCTGTTCGGCATGGACAGCGATGGCGATGGCGAGGCCGACCTGGGGCCGGCGCTGCGCCTGGTCGGCATCGTCGGTTTCCTGATCGCCGCCACCGGGCTGCTGCACCTGCGCCTGTTCGCCGGCGACGTGGCCGGGGCCGGCGGCATCCTCGGCAAGCTGGTTGGCAACTCGCTCGGCGCCGGGTTCGGCGCGCTCGGCGCCAACCTGTTCGTGCTGGTGCTGCTGCTGGTGTCGGTGACCCTGGCCACCGGGCTGTCCTGGTTCGCGGTAATGGAGCGCATCGGCAAGGCGGTGATGACGCTGCCGGCGCTGGCCCGCCGCGGCAGCCAGCAGGCCAACGAATGGCAGCAGACCCGCGCCATGCGCGAGGAACGCGAGGAAGTGCGCAAGGTCGATGCCGTGCAGCGCGCCAAGCGCGAGCCGGTCAAGATCGAGCCGCCGCCGGCGCCGGTGGTGGAGAAGAGCGAGCGCGCCAAGCGCGAGCAGCAGATCCCGCTATTCCACGGCACCGGCAGCGACCCGTCCGGGGTGCCGCCGCTGGCCTTGCTGGACGACCCCAAGCCACAGGCCAAGGGCTATTCCGAGGAGACCCTGGAAACCCTGTCGCGGCAGATCGAGTTCAAGCTCAAGGACTTCCGCATCGAGGCGCAGGTGGTCGGCGCCTATCCCGGCCCGGTGATCACCCGCTTCGAGATCGAGCCGGCGCCGGGCATCAAGGTCAGCCAGATCAGTTCGCTGGACAAGGACATCGCCCGCGGCCTGTCGGTGAAGTCGGTGCGCGTGGTCGACGTGATCCCGGGCAAGTCGGTGATCGGCCTGGAGATCCCCAACGTCAGCCGCGAGATGATCTATCTCAGCGAGCTGCTGCGCTCCAAGGAATACGACAAGTCGACCAGCCCGCTGACCCTGGCGCTGGGCAAGGACATCGCCGGCCGCCCGACCGTGGCCGACCTGGCGCGCATGCCGCATTTGCTGGTCGCCGGTACCACCGGCTCGGGCAAGTCGGTGGCGGTCAACGCGATGGTGCTGAGCCTGCTGTACAAGGCCTCGGCCAAGGACCTGCGGATGCTGATGATCGACCCGAAGATGCTCGAACTGAGCGTCTACCAGGGCATCCCGCACCTGCTGGCGCCGGTGGTCACCGACATGAAGGAGGCCGCCAACGGCCTGCGCTGGTGCGTGGCGGAGATGGAGCGCCGTTACAAGCTGATGAGCGCGGTCGGTGTGCGCAACCTGGCCGGCTTCAACAAGAAGGTCAAGGACGCGCAGGACGCCGGGCAGCCGTTGATGGACCCGCTGTTCAAGCCCAACCCGGACCTGGCCGAGGCGCCGCGGCCGCTGGACACGCTGCCGTTCATCGTCATCTTCATCGACGAATTCGCCGACATGATGATGATCGTCGGCAAGAAGGTCGAAGAGCTGATCGCGCGGCTGGCGCAGAAGGCCCGCGCTGCCGGCATCCACCTGATCCTGGCCACCCAGCGGCCCTCGGTGGACGTGATCACCGGCCTGATCAAGGCCAACATCCCGACCCGCATCGCCTTCCAGGTCAGCTCCAAGATCGACTCGCGCACCATCCTCGACCAGTCCGGCGCCGAGACCCTGCTCGGCCACGGCGACATGCTGTACCTGCCGCCGGGCACGGCGATGCCGGATCGCGTGCACGGCGCCTTCGTCAGCGACGAGGAAGTGCACCGGGTGGTCGAGCATCTCAAGGCCAGCGGCCCGGCCGACTACATCGAGGGCGTGCTCGACGAGGTGCAGACCATGGGCGACGGCACCGTGATCGGCGCCACCGGCCTGCCCGAAGCCGGCGGCGGTGGCGGCGACGAGTCCGACCCGCTGTACGACGAGGCCCTGCGCATCGTCACCGAGACCCGCCGTGCCTCCATCTCCGGCGTGCAGCGGCGGCTGAAGATCGGCTACAACCGCGCCGCGCGGCTGATCGAGGCGATGGAAGCCGCCGGCGTGGTCAGCCCGCCCGAACACAACGGCGACCGCAGCGTGCTGGCGCCGCCGCCACCGAAGTGA
- the trxB gene encoding thioredoxin-disulfide reductase produces the protein MSPSAANSAKHSRLLILGSGPAGWTAAVYAARANLKPMVITGLQQGGQLMTTTEVDNWPGDPHGLMGPDLMARMQAHAERFETEVIFDHIHTADLAQRPFRLSGDSGDYTCDALIIATGATAKYLGIPSEEAFKGRGVSACATCDGFFYKDQDVVVVGGGNTAVEEALYLSNIARKVYLVHRRDTLRAEKIMQDKLFAKVAAGKIETVWHHQVDEVLGNEAGVTGVRVKSVQDGSTRDLEAHGFFVAIGHHPNTQLFDGQLAMHNGYLEIRSGLGGAATETSVPGVFAAGDVADQHYRQAITSAGFGCMAALDAERYLDKGA, from the coding sequence ATGAGCCCCTCTGCCGCCAATTCCGCCAAGCATTCCCGCCTGCTGATCCTGGGTTCCGGCCCGGCCGGCTGGACCGCCGCGGTCTACGCCGCGCGCGCCAATCTCAAGCCGATGGTGATCACCGGCCTGCAGCAGGGCGGCCAGCTGATGACCACCACCGAGGTCGACAACTGGCCGGGCGACCCGCACGGCCTGATGGGCCCGGACCTGATGGCGCGGATGCAGGCGCATGCCGAGCGCTTCGAGACCGAGGTGATCTTCGACCACATCCATACCGCCGACCTGGCGCAGCGCCCGTTCCGGCTCAGCGGCGACAGCGGCGACTACACCTGCGACGCGTTGATCATCGCCACCGGCGCCACCGCCAAGTACCTGGGCATCCCCTCGGAAGAGGCGTTCAAGGGCCGCGGCGTGTCGGCCTGCGCCACCTGCGACGGCTTCTTCTACAAGGACCAGGACGTGGTCGTGGTCGGCGGCGGCAACACCGCCGTGGAAGAGGCGCTGTACCTGTCCAACATCGCCCGCAAGGTCTATCTGGTGCACCGCCGCGACACCCTGCGCGCGGAAAAGATCATGCAGGACAAGCTGTTCGCCAAGGTCGCCGCCGGCAAGATCGAGACCGTCTGGCACCACCAGGTGGACGAAGTGCTGGGCAACGAGGCCGGCGTCACTGGCGTGCGGGTCAAGTCGGTGCAGGACGGCAGCACCCGCGACCTGGAGGCGCACGGCTTCTTCGTCGCCATCGGCCATCACCCGAACACCCAACTTTTCGATGGCCAGTTGGCCATGCACAACGGCTACCTGGAGATCCGCTCCGGCCTCGGCGGCGCCGCCACCGAGACCTCGGTCCCGGGCGTGTTCGCCGCCGGTGACGTCGCCGACCAGCACTACCGCCAGGCGATCACCTCGGCCGGCTTCGGCTGCATGGCCGCGCTGGACGCCGAGCGGTATCTGGACAAGGGTGCCTGA
- a CDS encoding GNAT family N-acetyltransferase — protein MSRIRWLRQLDAVAAADWDALHDGRNPFVAHAFLAGLEQHGCLRPDWGWSPLHLTVWDGDALVAAAPGYVKSNSHGEFVFDHAWAHAYARYGQDYFPKWLCAVPYSPVTGPRLLARDQAAQQELLAAMQALTESTNLSSAHVNFHRAEEDAAFGADWLERNDVQYQWHNDAGWTGFDDYLGAMDHKHRKNIRQERAKVQRAGIDFRVLHGDEASAADLQAMYGFYLRTFDDYGNSPALTLEFFSHLARTMPHNLLIFLAMHEGAPVAGAFCLRGGDTLYGRYWGGDALPGLHFETCYYQGIEYCLREGLTRFEPGAQGQHKIARGFLPRLVRSRHWIADPGFRVPLAEWCAQERAEVRQHAAALQRHSPFRHDA, from the coding sequence ATGAGCCGGATCCGCTGGCTGCGCCAGCTCGACGCGGTCGCCGCTGCCGACTGGGACGCCCTGCACGACGGCCGCAATCCGTTCGTCGCCCACGCGTTCCTGGCCGGCCTGGAGCAGCACGGCTGCCTGCGCCCGGACTGGGGCTGGAGCCCGCTGCATCTCACCGTCTGGGACGGCGATGCGCTGGTCGCCGCGGCGCCCGGGTACGTCAAAAGCAACTCGCACGGCGAATTCGTGTTCGATCATGCCTGGGCGCATGCCTACGCGCGCTATGGCCAGGACTACTTCCCCAAGTGGCTGTGCGCGGTGCCGTACTCGCCGGTGACCGGGCCGCGGCTGCTGGCGCGCGATCAGGCGGCGCAACAGGAACTGCTCGCGGCCATGCAGGCGCTGACCGAGAGCACCAACCTGTCCTCGGCCCACGTCAATTTCCACCGCGCCGAGGAGGACGCCGCGTTCGGCGCCGACTGGCTGGAGCGCAACGACGTGCAGTACCAGTGGCACAACGACGCCGGCTGGACCGGGTTCGACGATTACCTGGGCGCGATGGACCACAAGCACCGCAAGAACATCCGCCAGGAGCGGGCCAAGGTGCAGCGCGCCGGCATCGACTTTCGGGTGCTGCACGGCGACGAGGCCAGCGCTGCCGACCTGCAGGCGATGTATGGGTTCTATCTGCGCACCTTCGACGACTACGGCAATTCGCCGGCGCTGACCCTGGAATTCTTCTCACATCTTGCGCGAACGATGCCGCACAACCTGTTGATCTTCCTCGCCATGCATGAAGGCGCGCCGGTAGCCGGCGCGTTCTGCCTGCGCGGCGGCGACACCTTGTACGGCCGTTATTGGGGCGGCGACGCCCTGCCCGGCCTGCACTTCGAGACCTGCTACTACCAGGGCATCGAATACTGCCTGCGCGAGGGTCTGACCCGCTTCGAACCGGGCGCGCAGGGCCAGCACAAGATCGCCCGCGGCTTCCTGCCGCGGCTGGTACGCAGCCGTCACTGGATCGCCGACCCGGGCTTCCGTGTGCCACTGGCCGAGTGGTGCGCCCAGGAACGCGCCGAGGTGCGCCAGCACGCGGCGGCGCTGCAGCGCCACTCGCCGTTCCGCCACGACGCCTGA